The Phycisphaerales bacterium genome includes a region encoding these proteins:
- a CDS encoding ferritin-like domain-containing protein has product MSHLTSEDAVQELNRLFAEEVEAALRYLHLSYAVRGIDKLLVGPVLKAAFQETVDHAEVIARKIRSLGAVPKLEVSISLPPESIGAKQALEMALTFEEAALEAYQDTLRRVEGQVALDRFIREQIAVESEHVAELKQLLVD; this is encoded by the coding sequence TTGAGCCACCTTACATCCGAAGACGCCGTGCAGGAGCTGAACCGGCTGTTCGCCGAAGAGGTGGAGGCCGCGCTGCGCTACTTGCACCTTTCATACGCGGTGCGCGGCATCGACAAGCTGCTGGTGGGACCGGTGCTCAAGGCGGCCTTCCAGGAGACGGTGGACCATGCCGAGGTGATCGCGCGGAAAATCCGCTCGCTCGGAGCGGTGCCGAAGCTGGAGGTGAGCATTTCGCTGCCGCCGGAATCGATCGGTGCGAAGCAGGCGCTGGAGATGGCACTGACCTTTGAGGAGGCGGCACTGGAGGCCTACCAGGACACGCTGCGGCGCGTGGAAGGGCAGGTCGCGCTCGACCGCTTCATCCGTGAGCAGATCGCGGTGGAGTCCGAGCACGTCGCCGAGTTGAAGCAACTGCTGGTTGATTGA
- a CDS encoding transposase, which translates to MLTLTNEQLDWLADRIPDRPKSPKGGRPVADKRRTLRGIFWMLDNGAKWKDLPREFGAGHGAPLVPALDARRAL; encoded by the coding sequence ATGTTGACACTCACGAATGAGCAATTGGATTGGCTGGCGGACAGGATTCCGGATCGGCCGAAGAGTCCGAAGGGCGGCCGGCCCGTCGCGGACAAGCGGCGGACGCTGCGCGGCATCTTCTGGATGCTGGACAACGGCGCGAAGTGGAAGGACCTGCCGCGCGAGTTCGGCGCGGGCCACGGTGCACCGTTGGTTCCAGCGCTGGACGCGCGAAGGGCTCTTTGA
- a CDS encoding transposase, translated as MYECFIDGTFAKARGGGDGIGRGHLGKGVKIMVLVDARGLPVAIDTAPADAHESRCVQALFDFVLTRETPPRVIGDKAYDSDKLDEELAQRGMEMIAPHRGNRKPENVTQDRRPLQRQAALDGGADDLLDPELPPALHPLGEVELPVQRLLAYDLYASLAFRGFEIASWLIVGEEVGMQETRFDDPESMPKLASRLDETRLAFLSFVIRSTQPAIAARLRIAVDEFSGRRGGERGWRVHR; from the coding sequence GTGTACGAATGCTTCATCGACGGCACCTTCGCCAAGGCCCGGGGCGGCGGTGATGGGATCGGGCGCGGCCACCTCGGAAAAGGCGTGAAAATCATGGTTCTGGTCGATGCTCGCGGGTTGCCGGTGGCGATCGATACCGCGCCGGCGGACGCCCACGAGAGCCGCTGCGTGCAGGCGCTGTTCGACTTCGTGCTGACGCGCGAGACGCCGCCGCGCGTGATCGGCGACAAGGCGTACGACAGCGACAAGCTCGACGAAGAGCTCGCACAGCGCGGCATGGAAATGATCGCGCCGCATCGCGGCAACCGCAAGCCGGAGAATGTGACACAGGACCGCCGGCCGCTGCAGCGCCAAGCGGCGCTGGACGGTGGAGCGGACGATCTCCTGGATCCAGAACTACCGCCGGCTCTGCATCCGTTGGGAGAAGTCGAGCTGCCTGTTCAGCGGCTTCTTGCATATGACCTGTACGCTTCTCTTGCTTTCAGAGGTTTTGAGATAGCCTCATGGCTCATCGTCGGTGAAGAGGTTGGGATGCAGGAAACTCGATTCGATGATCCCGAATCCATGCCAAAATTGGCATCCCGGCTCGACGAGACACGGCTCGCCTTCCTTTCCTTTGTCATTCGTAGCACACAGCCAGCGATAGCCGCACGGCTGAGGATTGCTGTAGATGAGTTTTCCGGGCGACGTGGCGGTGAAAGAGGATGGCGCGTACACCGTTGA
- a CDS encoding amidohydrolase family protein: MILRAAWVAPVAAPPLPDGAIRVLDGTIAAVGPAQALTPAPGEVVRELGDVLLTPGLVNPHTHLELTCYAGQLAPAALWDWLPALVQLRRAPGQLERERAAVRIGALQSLAAGVTCVGDISRCGWHAEVLRPLPIRKVCYFELLALADHPPRTVAELRAGVAGVPQDERLRVGVSPHAPYTVSAGDIRRALELAAEFGLPWCMHWAETTEEVAFVAGAPDALPPWLADLVRKQGWSSPRRPGCDLLEEVATGLPAGLLAHCNYATTQDAERIATTGHTVVYCPRAHRFFGHPRYPLRELRAAGVRVALGTDSAASNDDLDLRAEGRLVLEQFPELSPGEVLAMMTRDAAVALGLGAELGTLEAGKWADLAAFPVEVGTHGTGEEVLVALFKDLRRPTGVWVAGEVVRVEG; the protein is encoded by the coding sequence ATGATTCTGCGCGCCGCCTGGGTCGCTCCGGTCGCCGCCCCCCCCCTGCCCGACGGCGCTATACGGGTGCTGGATGGGACCATCGCCGCCGTCGGTCCGGCCCAGGCACTCACGCCGGCTCCGGGCGAAGTCGTTCGCGAGCTCGGCGATGTGCTGCTCACTCCCGGTCTCGTGAATCCCCACACGCACCTGGAACTGACCTGCTACGCCGGCCAACTGGCGCCGGCAGCCCTGTGGGACTGGCTGCCGGCCCTCGTGCAACTGCGCCGGGCACCGGGTCAATTGGAGCGTGAGCGCGCGGCCGTGCGAATCGGAGCGCTCCAGTCACTGGCCGCCGGCGTCACGTGCGTCGGTGACATCTCGCGGTGCGGCTGGCACGCCGAGGTGCTGCGACCCCTGCCGATCCGCAAGGTCTGTTATTTCGAATTGCTGGCGCTGGCCGACCATCCGCCGCGGACGGTTGCCGAGTTGCGCGCGGGGGTGGCCGGTGTGCCGCAGGATGAGCGGCTGCGCGTGGGGGTATCGCCGCACGCGCCGTATACCGTCTCGGCGGGCGACATCCGGCGCGCCCTGGAGTTGGCGGCCGAGTTCGGCCTGCCGTGGTGTATGCACTGGGCCGAGACAACCGAGGAGGTGGCCTTCGTGGCGGGCGCGCCGGACGCACTGCCGCCGTGGCTCGCCGACCTGGTGCGGAAGCAGGGGTGGTCGAGTCCGCGGCGGCCGGGGTGTGATTTACTGGAGGAGGTGGCGACAGGTTTGCCGGCGGGGCTGCTGGCACACTGCAACTACGCGACGACGCAGGATGCGGAACGGATCGCGACCACAGGTCACACCGTGGTGTACTGCCCGCGGGCGCACCGGTTCTTTGGGCACCCGCGGTATCCCCTGCGCGAGCTGCGGGCGGCGGGTGTGCGGGTGGCGCTGGGGACGGACAGTGCGGCGAGCAACGACGATCTCGATCTGCGGGCGGAGGGACGATTGGTGCTGGAGCAGTTCCCCGAGCTTTCGCCGGGGGAAGTGCTGGCGATGATGACGCGCGACGCGGCGGTGGCGCTGGGGTTGGGTGCGGAGCTTGGGACGCTGGAGGCGGGGAAGTGGGCGGACCTGGCGGCGTTTCCGGTGGAGGTGGGCACGCACGGCACGGGGGAAGAGGTGTTGGTGGCGTTGTTCAAGGACCTGCGCCGTCCGACGGGGGTGTGGGTGGCGGGGGAGGTGGTGCGCGTCGAGGGGTAA
- a CDS encoding MTAP family purine nucleoside phosphorylase yields the protein MSITLACIGGRSAYDLIEAGALLAERIGPQSTPFGASQPIYRCHSRHGDFYFLSRHGESGYERTASFINYRANIYALKDLGTRAIVSWSEARAISHNFKIGQYAVIDDLVDETRTRTQTFFEEQGFGHLRQWPVFCPSLRQALLDTLAAENCEYAARGVYVCVEGPRHETPAESRKYAIYGGELLGQALVPEVFLAKELQMCYANLCYVGRFAEDGTNYRPFEDGRVLGENVEQNRARAAVERMPRLLERFCALLSQTPSICSCESAMTPYMTSGQLGLDWRTWLSPRHRPPNGTESR from the coding sequence ATGTCGATCACACTCGCTTGTATCGGTGGTCGCTCCGCGTACGACCTGATCGAGGCCGGAGCCCTGCTCGCGGAGCGCATCGGTCCCCAATCCACCCCGTTCGGCGCCTCGCAGCCGATCTACCGCTGTCATTCACGGCACGGAGACTTCTACTTCCTCTCACGGCACGGCGAGAGTGGCTACGAGCGCACGGCGAGTTTCATCAACTACCGCGCCAACATCTACGCGCTCAAGGATCTCGGCACGCGCGCCATCGTTTCCTGGAGCGAAGCCCGGGCGATCAGTCACAATTTCAAGATCGGGCAGTACGCGGTGATCGACGACCTCGTCGATGAAACCCGAACGCGCACGCAGACCTTCTTCGAGGAGCAGGGCTTCGGTCATCTGCGGCAGTGGCCTGTTTTCTGCCCCAGTTTGCGGCAGGCGCTGCTCGACACGCTCGCGGCCGAGAACTGTGAGTACGCTGCGCGCGGCGTCTATGTCTGCGTGGAAGGGCCGCGGCACGAAACACCGGCCGAGTCGCGCAAGTACGCGATCTACGGCGGCGAACTGCTGGGGCAGGCCCTGGTGCCGGAGGTGTTCCTCGCAAAAGAGCTGCAGATGTGCTATGCAAACCTGTGCTATGTCGGGCGATTCGCCGAGGACGGCACGAACTATCGCCCGTTCGAAGACGGCCGCGTGCTGGGCGAGAATGTCGAACAGAATCGCGCCCGGGCGGCGGTGGAGCGCATGCCGCGCCTGCTGGAACGTTTCTGCGCGCTGCTTTCGCAGACACCCTCCATCTGCAGTTGTGAATCCGCGATGACGCCCTACATGACCAGCGGCCAACTCGGCCTCGACTGGCGCACGTGGCTCTCCCCGCGACACCGCCCGCCCAACGGTACGGAGTCGCGATGA
- a CDS encoding glutathione peroxidase: MLDIEGLPVSLSQYKGQVVMFVNVASKCGLTPQYEQLQALHTRYEPQGLRILGFPANNFMGQEPGTNEQILEFCSTRFGVTFPMFAKISVKGRDQHELYKWLTSETTNPGFAGEIDWNFAKFLVGRDGRVIARFTARTKPDDAKVIAAIEEALKAPAPQRS, encoded by the coding sequence ATGCTCGATATCGAGGGCCTGCCGGTCTCCCTGTCGCAGTACAAGGGGCAGGTTGTGATGTTCGTGAACGTGGCGTCGAAGTGCGGCCTCACACCGCAATACGAGCAGCTCCAGGCGCTGCACACGCGTTACGAACCACAGGGTCTGCGCATCCTCGGCTTCCCGGCCAACAATTTCATGGGCCAGGAGCCCGGTACGAACGAGCAGATCCTCGAGTTCTGCTCGACGCGCTTCGGCGTCACCTTCCCGATGTTCGCGAAGATCTCGGTCAAGGGGCGTGATCAGCACGAGCTCTACAAGTGGCTGACCTCCGAGACGACGAACCCCGGCTTCGCTGGGGAGATCGACTGGAACTTCGCGAAGTTTCTGGTCGGTCGCGATGGTCGAGTCATCGCCCGGTTTACAGCGCGGACCAAGCCGGACGATGCGAAGGTCATTGCCGCGATCGAGGAAGCCCTGAAAGCCCCCGCCCCACAACGCTCCTAA
- a CDS encoding Fe(2+)-trafficking protein has product MAAPTVKCARLGKELPGLDPTTPEGSQALRMALLLGGADLKKQVQEHVSAEAWAAWREHMRMVINEYRLDATSDEANAVLANALVQFLFGGGGHVGGYVPPEQG; this is encoded by the coding sequence ATGGCCGCACCGACCGTGAAATGCGCTCGCCTCGGCAAAGAGCTTCCCGGACTCGATCCCACCACGCCGGAGGGTTCACAGGCCCTGCGGATGGCTCTGCTGTTGGGGGGGGCGGACCTGAAGAAGCAGGTGCAGGAGCACGTCTCGGCCGAAGCGTGGGCGGCGTGGCGTGAGCATATGCGCATGGTCATCAACGAATATCGCCTCGACGCGACTTCGGACGAAGCGAATGCGGTACTGGCGAACGCTCTAGTTCAATTCCTGTTTGGCGGTGGCGGGCACGTGGGCGGATACGTTCCGCCGGAGCAGGGCTGA
- a CDS encoding phytanoyl-CoA dioxygenase family protein gives MSMTDPLRLSQQQVAQYHRDGYLALDRITDTEDLQFLEGLLMGLFARHSELPPELAYELGADKATKNANVIPQVISPHKVEPRLLESRYFRNARMMAQQLLGEDCNFLGDHTIYKPPHNNKETPWHQDQAYWAKGTTAFTVNFWMPLRNAPVETGCMWFVPRSHLGDLLPHHPAGNNPNMHTLETDQVDPSKAIACPLPAGGATLHALKTLHYTGPNISDHPRLAYILTFGYEWLPEGYQKP, from the coding sequence ATGAGCATGACTGACCCACTGCGCCTGTCCCAGCAGCAGGTCGCCCAGTATCACCGCGACGGCTACCTTGCTCTGGACCGCATTACCGACACCGAGGACCTCCAGTTCCTGGAGGGCCTGCTCATGGGCCTGTTTGCACGGCATAGTGAGTTGCCGCCGGAACTCGCATATGAACTCGGCGCCGATAAGGCCACGAAAAACGCCAACGTCATTCCCCAGGTCATCAGCCCCCACAAGGTCGAACCGCGCCTGCTTGAGTCACGCTACTTCCGGAACGCTCGGATGATGGCCCAGCAACTACTCGGCGAGGACTGCAATTTCCTTGGCGACCACACCATCTACAAGCCGCCTCACAACAACAAGGAAACCCCCTGGCACCAGGACCAGGCCTACTGGGCCAAGGGCACCACTGCCTTCACCGTCAATTTCTGGATGCCGCTCCGGAATGCCCCCGTCGAGACCGGCTGCATGTGGTTCGTGCCCCGCAGCCACCTCGGTGACCTGTTGCCGCATCATCCGGCTGGCAATAACCCCAACATGCATACACTCGAAACCGACCAGGTCGATCCGAGCAAGGCAATCGCATGCCCGCTACCAGCCGGCGGAGCTACACTGCACGCGCTGAAGACGCTGCACTACACCGGCCCGAATATCTCCGACCATCCGCGACTGGCATACATCCTCACGTTCGGCTACGAGTGGCTGCCTGAAGGGTATCAGAAGCCCTGA
- a CDS encoding NAD-dependent deacylase, translating into MPEALTAAAQCLLTAERLCISTGAGMSVESGLDTFRGEDGLWSKVRIEEMATPEAFERDPLKVWAWYRWRRQKLATVAPHAGHRVLAAWEDRVAACTIVTQNIDGLHHRAGSRNVLELHGRLDEVRCTRCNYETRTLDDLGADPRCPECGAQLRPGVVWFGELLPQGVLEAGFEAAAACDVFVVIGTSGVVQPAASLADVAKSRGATIIEINPNPSEVSLLADVQIRAGSRAALVAIDELWLRYGQ; encoded by the coding sequence ATGCCTGAGGCCCTCACCGCCGCTGCCCAGTGTCTGCTGACCGCCGAGCGGCTTTGTATCTCCACCGGCGCAGGCATGTCGGTCGAGTCCGGACTCGACACCTTCCGCGGTGAGGACGGCCTGTGGTCCAAGGTGCGCATCGAGGAAATGGCCACTCCCGAGGCCTTCGAGCGCGATCCCCTGAAAGTTTGGGCGTGGTACCGCTGGCGGCGGCAGAAATTGGCGACGGTTGCTCCTCATGCTGGCCACCGGGTGCTGGCGGCCTGGGAGGATCGGGTAGCGGCCTGCACGATCGTCACGCAGAACATCGACGGTCTGCACCATCGGGCCGGGTCGCGGAACGTGCTCGAACTGCATGGCCGGCTTGACGAGGTCCGATGCACGCGTTGCAACTACGAAACGCGGACACTGGACGACTTGGGAGCTGACCCACGCTGTCCGGAGTGCGGGGCGCAGCTCCGACCCGGAGTGGTCTGGTTTGGCGAACTGCTGCCCCAAGGGGTGTTGGAGGCCGGATTCGAGGCGGCCGCGGCCTGCGATGTCTTTGTGGTGATTGGTACGAGCGGTGTCGTGCAGCCGGCGGCGTCGCTGGCGGATGTGGCGAAGTCGCGCGGTGCGACGATCATCGAAATTAACCCGAATCCGAGCGAGGTCTCGCTCTTGGCGGATGTGCAGATACGCGCGGGTTCACGCGCTGCACTGGTGGCGATCGATGAGCTTTGGCTGCGATATGGGCAGTAG
- a CDS encoding DNA primase has product MAATDIVAVVGERVQLTRKGREFVGLCPFHADHNPSMSVSPSKQIFRCWSCGAGGDAITFLRRLDNLGFREVLQLLAQRAGIPLTANTVADARAAQLREQILAAVRWAREHFIRNLQTTPGGERAKQYALQRGLTDQSIERFGLGLAADSHDDLVGAGRRAGLSAEVLQQAGLVGTSENGRLYDRFRNRLIFPIHDALGRVVAFGGRALGDDRAKYLNSPETVLFSKSRILYGLDLARRPIETTRSAIVVEGYMDTVMLAQYGFDNVVATLGTALTDTHGQLLCRHATSIYLCFDSDAAGVRAAERGIEVMLSAQADVRVVVLSDGKDPADALLAHGADGFRAQLSDALGALEFKWRQTLRSFDDGDARGRRRAVESFLSFLAGASSGGRVDPLQQDLLIGRVSELLGIPSEEVFERLNQFRRSRYRPETSAGGDPSAPLESEYETAVRGLSGGLVTAAETVLGLLLRAPGCWRHVDDTVGRAMGISVTWDGLYHRLLDVREEVGEYSVGDVLVRCEETALCELVGAATSRTAGYTSLEEEFVTAVARLAHELAVEEAGTLQDALRAAGGDDAVAFRRLREATRGHSGTLSVGRQRQAVRVDGERSRTTGSERSGSAGSESERVA; this is encoded by the coding sequence TTGGCCGCCACCGATATCGTCGCGGTGGTCGGTGAGCGTGTCCAACTGACCCGCAAGGGGCGCGAGTTCGTCGGTTTGTGCCCGTTTCATGCGGATCACAACCCATCGATGAGCGTGAGCCCGTCCAAACAGATTTTCCGGTGCTGGTCGTGCGGTGCCGGTGGCGATGCGATTACGTTTCTCCGTCGCCTGGACAACCTCGGGTTTCGCGAAGTTCTGCAGTTGCTCGCGCAACGTGCGGGCATTCCGCTGACGGCGAATACTGTGGCAGACGCGCGCGCGGCGCAACTGCGGGAGCAGATTCTCGCGGCCGTTCGGTGGGCACGCGAGCATTTCATTCGCAATTTGCAGACGACACCCGGCGGGGAGCGTGCCAAACAATACGCCCTGCAGCGCGGCTTGACGGACCAGTCGATCGAGCGGTTCGGGCTGGGACTGGCGGCTGATAGCCATGACGACTTGGTGGGCGCGGGACGGCGTGCCGGGTTGTCGGCGGAGGTGCTGCAGCAGGCCGGCCTGGTAGGAACGTCCGAGAACGGTCGGTTATATGATCGCTTCCGCAATCGACTCATTTTTCCAATTCATGATGCACTGGGACGCGTGGTGGCGTTTGGTGGGCGGGCGTTGGGGGATGACCGCGCCAAATATTTGAATTCGCCTGAAACGGTTTTGTTTTCCAAGTCTCGTATCCTGTACGGCTTGGATCTCGCTCGTCGGCCGATCGAGACCACGCGCTCCGCGATCGTCGTCGAAGGGTACATGGACACGGTCATGCTCGCCCAGTACGGCTTCGACAACGTGGTCGCCACGCTCGGAACGGCGTTGACCGACACCCACGGACAATTGCTTTGTCGCCATGCGACCTCGATCTACCTTTGTTTTGACAGCGATGCGGCTGGCGTACGGGCTGCGGAACGTGGGATCGAGGTGATGTTGTCGGCGCAGGCCGACGTGCGCGTTGTCGTGTTATCGGACGGCAAAGATCCCGCCGACGCTCTGCTTGCCCACGGCGCCGACGGTTTCCGTGCCCAGTTGTCCGACGCCCTCGGTGCGCTAGAATTCAAGTGGCGGCAAACACTTAGGTCGTTTGATGACGGTGATGCCCGCGGTCGCCGGCGCGCCGTGGAAAGCTTCCTGAGTTTTCTAGCGGGGGCCAGTTCAGGTGGACGTGTCGATCCGCTGCAACAAGATCTTCTCATCGGGCGAGTCAGCGAGCTGCTGGGTATTCCCTCCGAGGAAGTGTTCGAGCGGCTCAACCAGTTTCGACGCAGCCGTTATAGGCCAGAGACATCTGCGGGCGGCGATCCGTCGGCGCCCCTTGAGTCCGAGTATGAGACGGCCGTGCGCGGCTTGTCCGGCGGACTGGTTACGGCCGCGGAAACAGTTCTCGGACTGCTGCTGCGTGCCCCGGGTTGCTGGCGACATGTGGATGATACCGTTGGCCGTGCGATGGGGATTTCGGTGACTTGGGACGGACTTTATCACCGTCTGCTTGATGTCCGCGAAGAGGTCGGCGAATACTCTGTGGGCGACGTGCTCGTCCGCTGCGAGGAAACAGCGCTTTGCGAATTGGTCGGCGCGGCGACCAGCCGCACCGCCGGCTACACATCGCTGGAAGAGGAGTTCGTCACTGCGGTAGCGCGATTGGCGCATGAACTGGCGGTCGAGGAAGCCGGCACGTTGCAGGATGCCCTGCGCGCGGCGGGCGGAGACGACGCGGTGGCCTTTCGACGGCTGCGGGAAGCCACGCGCGGGCACTCCGGCACACTTTCGGTGGGTCGGCAGCGTCAGGCGGTGCGCGTAGATGGAGAGCGTTCGCGGACTACTGGGTCGGAGCGGAGTGGCTCCGCCGGCAGTGAAAGTGAGAGGGTCGCGTAG
- the rpoD gene encoding RNA polymerase sigma factor RpoD yields MDPIEQCVNELIERGKRRKYLTWEELNEQLPDEAISPEKLESVLNRIEQSGITMIDEIEADRLRDAERKRVSALEGGDSLDEVTEVDLTDTNARRVDDPVRMYLTQMGEIPLLTRDQEISLAKKIELTRMVFRRRVLENDFCMQQAVEIMQAVADGRMPFDRTMKISTTESMAKGTIIKRLPANLATVQKLLELNRGDWALVRDNRTAAALRKAAQDRINQRRRRAVTLLEELSLRTSRITPLMKKMAAMCGKIEELQRELKEHGKTLPADEVEAMKEELGGLIDLLMEGQEDLRSRVDNGQKVFAEYEEAKRKLAGGNLRLVVSIAKKYRNRGLSFLDIIQEGNTGLMRAVDKYEYRRGYKFSTYATWWIRQAITRAIADHARTIRIPVHMIETMSKLRNISKKLLQDLKREPTIEEIARDAKMPVAEARRVMKISRHPISLDRPVGESEDSYFGDFIEDEKAESPVSSASSDMLKDRIEAVLKTLTYREREIVKLRYGIGDGYTYTLEEVGKIFKVTRERVRQVEAKAIRKLQHPVRARKLEGFLDGSKQGGKLEDELSGRPKLDDAEGDVDPLTAIVDDLD; encoded by the coding sequence ATCGATCCGATCGAGCAGTGCGTCAACGAACTGATCGAGCGGGGGAAGCGCCGCAAGTATCTGACCTGGGAGGAGCTGAACGAGCAGTTGCCGGACGAGGCCATCTCGCCGGAGAAGCTCGAGAGCGTGCTCAACCGGATCGAACAGAGCGGCATCACGATGATCGACGAGATCGAGGCCGATCGGCTGCGGGATGCGGAGCGGAAGCGGGTCAGCGCGCTCGAAGGCGGTGACAGTCTCGACGAGGTGACGGAGGTCGACCTGACCGATACCAACGCCCGCCGGGTTGACGACCCGGTCCGCATGTACCTCACCCAGATGGGTGAGATTCCGCTGCTGACGCGTGATCAGGAAATCTCGCTCGCCAAGAAGATCGAACTGACCCGCATGGTGTTTCGGCGCCGCGTGCTGGAGAACGACTTCTGTATGCAGCAGGCGGTTGAGATCATGCAGGCCGTGGCCGATGGCCGCATGCCGTTCGACCGCACGATGAAGATCTCCACCACGGAGAGCATGGCCAAGGGCACGATCATCAAGCGGCTACCGGCAAACCTCGCCACGGTGCAAAAGCTGCTCGAACTGAATCGCGGGGACTGGGCGCTGGTGCGTGACAACCGTACTGCGGCTGCGTTGCGCAAGGCGGCGCAGGATCGCATCAACCAGCGGCGCCGGCGGGCGGTGACGCTGCTGGAGGAGCTCTCCCTGCGCACGAGCCGGATCACGCCGCTGATGAAAAAGATGGCGGCCATGTGCGGGAAGATCGAAGAGTTGCAGCGGGAGCTGAAGGAGCATGGGAAGACTCTCCCGGCCGACGAAGTCGAGGCGATGAAGGAGGAGTTGGGCGGCCTGATCGACCTGCTGATGGAGGGCCAGGAGGATCTGCGCAGCCGGGTGGATAACGGTCAGAAGGTGTTTGCCGAATACGAAGAAGCGAAGCGTAAGCTGGCGGGCGGAAACCTCCGGCTGGTCGTGTCGATCGCGAAGAAATACCGCAACCGCGGGTTGAGCTTTCTCGACATCATTCAAGAGGGCAACACCGGGTTGATGCGCGCTGTGGACAAGTACGAATACCGGCGCGGGTACAAGTTCAGCACGTACGCGACATGGTGGATTCGCCAGGCCATCACGCGTGCCATTGCCGACCACGCCCGCACCATTCGCATCCCCGTCCACATGATCGAAACCATGAGCAAGCTGCGAAACATCAGCAAGAAGCTGCTCCAGGACCTGAAGCGCGAGCCGACCATCGAAGAAATCGCCCGCGACGCGAAGATGCCGGTGGCCGAGGCCCGCCGTGTGATGAAGATCAGCCGCCACCCGATTTCGCTCGATCGGCCGGTGGGCGAAAGCGAGGATTCGTATTTCGGCGATTTCATCGAGGACGAGAAAGCCGAGTCGCCGGTCAGCAGCGCCAGCAGCGACATGCTGAAGGATCGCATCGAGGCGGTGTTGAAGACACTGACGTACCGCGAGCGTGAGATCGTCAAGTTGCGGTACGGTATCGGGGACGGGTACACGTACACGCTCGAGGAGGTCGGCAAGATCTTCAAGGTCACGCGCGAGCGCGTGCGGCAGGTGGAGGCGAAGGCGATTCGCAAGCTGCAACACCCGGTCCGGGCGCGAAAGCTGGAGGGCTTCCTCGACGGATCGAAACAGGGCGGCAAGCTGGAGGACGAGTTGTCCGGGCGTCCGAAGCTGGACGATGCCGAAGGGGATGTCGACCCCCTGACCGCGATCGTTGACGACCTGGATTGA
- a CDS encoding class I SAM-dependent methyltransferase: MPGRFDNRWGRAGHLLALVGRYVAAQCRYHLLLPWTDRRATRRFFAAVLEQDFFRGAGRRLPTESIHAVFPELRSLAWVTVGIAWSIETPILCGAARALNARRVVEIGTFEGAMTVQLAANLPTDGRIVTVDIDPEEVSAALAPPAGSDVRLTQKPRDRIGRLYRGTPWADRIVQVIADSARVNYTDHFDALDLAYIDGGHSYDQVRADTERILPLVRPGGAVFWHDYRPGCAGVVRYLHELAGHLPLRHVRGTQLAVYRKPDGE, translated from the coding sequence ATGCCGGGTCGCTTCGATAACCGCTGGGGGCGCGCAGGGCATCTGCTGGCCCTGGTAGGGCGTTATGTCGCTGCGCAGTGCCGCTATCACCTGCTGCTGCCGTGGACAGATCGCCGTGCGACCCGACGTTTCTTCGCCGCTGTGCTGGAACAGGATTTCTTCCGCGGCGCGGGTCGGCGACTGCCGACAGAGAGCATTCACGCTGTGTTTCCGGAGCTGCGCTCGCTCGCCTGGGTGACCGTGGGGATCGCCTGGAGCATCGAAACCCCCATCCTGTGCGGTGCGGCGCGCGCACTGAATGCGCGCCGGGTTGTCGAGATCGGCACGTTCGAGGGCGCGATGACCGTGCAGCTCGCGGCCAATCTGCCGACGGACGGGCGCATCGTGACGGTGGATATCGACCCGGAGGAGGTTTCGGCGGCACTTGCGCCACCGGCCGGCTCCGACGTGCGTCTCACCCAGAAGCCCCGTGACCGGATCGGGCGGTTGTACCGCGGTACACCGTGGGCGGACCGTATCGTACAGGTTATCGCGGATTCGGCGCGCGTGAACTACACCGACCATTTCGACGCGCTCGACCTCGCCTACATCGACGGTGGCCACAGTTACGATCAGGTACGGGCTGACACCGAGCGGATTCTACCGCTGGTGCGGCCGGGAGGGGCGGTCTTCTGGCATGACTATCGGCCGGGTTGCGCGGGTGTTGTACGCTATCTGCATGAGCTGGCCGGGCACCTGCCGCTGCGGCATGTACGCGGCACGCAACTCGCGGTCTACCGAAAGCCGGACGGAGAATAG